From the Sinorhizobium garamanticum genome, one window contains:
- a CDS encoding ABC transporter ATP-binding protein, with product MIRFEQATKYARTKGIKKPIIEDASLTLNRGRSVGLLGRNGAGKSTLLRLIAGVIKLDKGRIIRRGKISWPLGFAGSFQGAMTGEQNVRFVARIYGVDTEQLIDYVEDFAELGPFFKAPVGTYSSGMKARLAFGLSMGVNFDYYLVDEITAVGDSNFKKKCQAVFQTKLQDSDLIMVSHSTGTIRDYCDCGVVLEKGKLTYYEDVEDAIRAHDQNMKGN from the coding sequence ATGATCCGGTTCGAGCAGGCGACCAAATATGCCCGCACGAAGGGCATCAAGAAGCCGATCATCGAGGACGCCTCGCTGACCCTCAACCGGGGCAGGAGTGTCGGCCTACTCGGCCGCAATGGCGCCGGAAAATCAACCCTGCTCCGGCTCATCGCCGGCGTCATCAAGCTTGACAAGGGTCGAATCATTCGCCGCGGCAAGATCTCCTGGCCGCTGGGCTTCGCAGGCAGCTTCCAGGGCGCGATGACTGGCGAGCAGAATGTGCGCTTCGTCGCGCGTATCTATGGCGTCGATACCGAGCAGCTCATCGACTATGTAGAGGATTTCGCCGAACTCGGCCCCTTCTTCAAGGCGCCGGTTGGCACCTATTCCTCCGGCATGAAGGCGCGACTCGCCTTCGGCTTGAGCATGGGCGTCAACTTCGATTATTATCTCGTGGATGAGATCACCGCTGTTGGTGACTCAAATTTTAAGAAAAAGTGCCAGGCTGTTTTCCAGACGAAACTTCAGGATTCCGACCTGATTATGGTTTCGCACAGCACCGGCACGATCCGCGATTATTGCGATTGCGGCGTCGTGCTGGAAAAAGGCAAGCTTACCTATTATGAAGATGTCGAGGACGCGATCCGCGCACACGACCAAAATATGAAAGGGAATTAA
- the pyrF gene encoding orotidine-5'-phosphate decarboxylase codes for MSSISWVEIVQHNTAHYSELVAGIDPSLLDIPSFFEQDNGIPWISRFVDFVLDTIEGQVGFVKFQSAYFEACGLLGLTALSMGMKRAKAAGIGVILDAKRGDIGATAAAYAHAYLTPTSEGGNGDFEADCLTVNPLMGPDTLEPFVSTAKRYGKGLFVLCRTSNPGAGWLQDKMTGNRLISDHVADLIGGLARGEEGLNPIGAVIGATVPHEGRRLRMLLPRSIILAPGLGAQGGDASSIHALRGTQQGDLLIPVSRGLTRVEDRGISAAAYRDLVLERISAFKGAIAHSPTSPAAVG; via the coding sequence ATGTCATCGATTTCATGGGTAGAAATAGTTCAGCACAATACCGCTCATTACAGCGAGCTCGTTGCTGGCATTGATCCTTCGCTGTTGGATATTCCTTCCTTCTTCGAGCAAGACAACGGCATTCCGTGGATTAGCCGCTTCGTCGATTTCGTCTTAGATACCATCGAGGGACAGGTTGGATTCGTAAAGTTTCAAAGCGCTTATTTCGAAGCGTGCGGTCTTTTGGGTCTCACGGCGCTCTCCATGGGTATGAAGCGCGCCAAGGCCGCCGGTATCGGAGTGATCCTGGATGCCAAAAGGGGCGATATCGGAGCAACCGCTGCCGCGTATGCTCACGCCTATCTGACACCGACCTCCGAGGGCGGAAACGGAGACTTCGAAGCGGACTGCCTGACAGTAAACCCGCTAATGGGTCCAGATACGCTCGAACCCTTTGTTTCAACCGCAAAGCGCTACGGCAAAGGCCTTTTTGTTCTCTGCCGGACATCCAATCCCGGCGCAGGCTGGCTTCAGGACAAGATGACGGGGAACCGACTGATCTCCGATCATGTTGCCGATCTCATCGGGGGGCTTGCCCGAGGCGAAGAAGGTTTGAACCCGATTGGGGCCGTTATCGGAGCAACGGTTCCGCACGAAGGAAGACGGCTGCGGATGCTGCTCCCGCGCTCCATCATCCTTGCTCCGGGCCTTGGTGCGCAAGGCGGTGACGCCAGCAGCATACATGCCCTTCGTGGAACACAGCAGGGCGACCTTTTAATTCCGGTCTCGCGCGGTCTCACTCGCGTCGAAGATCGAGGAATTTCTGCCGCAGCCTATCGCGATCTTGTCTTGGAACGGATCTCTGCTTTCAAGGGTGCGATCGCCCATTCCCCGACTTCTCCGGCCGCAGTTGGCTAA
- the wecB gene encoding non-hydrolyzing UDP-N-acetylglucosamine 2-epimerase — protein MKILTVFGTRPEAIKMAPLVRVLREQHTIDARVCVTAQHRQMLDQVLELFEIEPNYDLDIMKPGQTLSGITSEILVRIEPILKGFSPDMVLVHGDTSTTLATTLASYYHQIPVGHVEAGLRTGNIYSPWPEEANRKLTGALTKLHFAPTEESRLNLLREGVSNDEIHVTGNTVIDALLQVRRRLETDTRLASDLAERFSFLRGDRLVLITGHRRENFGGGFERICSAIQQLSKEFPSDDFVYPVHLNPNVREPVGRILNGLPNVHLIEPLEYLPFVYLMTRAHIILTDSGGIQEEAPSLGKPVLVMRETTERPEAVKAGTVKLVGTDAAQIAAGVSQLMNDKSAYDQMAFAHNPYGDGQACIRILSAIQDAFCK, from the coding sequence ATGAAAATTTTGACAGTCTTTGGAACTCGGCCTGAAGCCATCAAAATGGCTCCTTTGGTTAGAGTGCTGAGGGAACAGCACACAATAGACGCTCGGGTCTGCGTGACCGCTCAACACCGCCAGATGCTCGACCAAGTTTTGGAACTGTTCGAGATCGAGCCCAACTATGATCTGGATATCATGAAGCCTGGTCAAACCCTTTCGGGGATCACCAGCGAGATTCTGGTGCGTATTGAGCCAATTCTCAAGGGTTTTTCACCGGATATGGTACTGGTCCACGGGGACACATCGACGACACTAGCGACCACTTTGGCCTCTTACTACCACCAAATTCCAGTGGGCCATGTGGAAGCGGGGCTGCGGACAGGAAATATCTATTCCCCTTGGCCGGAGGAAGCTAATAGGAAATTGACGGGCGCGTTGACGAAACTGCACTTTGCTCCGACGGAAGAATCGCGTTTGAACCTATTACGAGAAGGAGTTTCCAACGACGAAATACACGTTACCGGCAATACGGTCATCGACGCGCTACTTCAGGTTCGACGCAGGCTGGAGACCGACACGCGACTGGCATCCGATCTAGCAGAACGTTTCTCTTTCCTACGCGGCGACCGACTTGTGCTGATCACCGGCCATCGCCGCGAGAATTTCGGAGGAGGCTTCGAGCGCATCTGTTCTGCCATACAGCAACTAAGCAAAGAATTTCCTTCTGACGACTTTGTATACCCCGTGCACCTCAATCCAAATGTTCGTGAGCCAGTGGGGCGCATCCTCAACGGGCTTCCAAATGTTCACTTAATCGAACCTCTGGAATATCTGCCATTTGTGTATCTGATGACGCGAGCGCACATCATTCTCACAGATTCCGGGGGTATTCAGGAGGAGGCGCCTTCCCTAGGCAAGCCGGTACTTGTCATGCGCGAAACGACCGAGCGTCCGGAAGCAGTGAAGGCAGGGACGGTAAAGCTCGTAGGAACCGACGCGGCTCAAATCGCGGCCGGCGTGAGCCAATTGATGAACGATAAATCGGCCTACGATCAGATGGCGTTTGCTCACAATCCTTATGGCGATGGGCAGGCCTGCATTCGCATACTTTCTGCGATTCAGGACGCGTTCTGCAAGTAA
- the wecC gene encoding UDP-N-acetyl-D-mannosamine dehydrogenase → MPQHFINKTISIIGLGYIGLPSAAAFAARGVKVIGVDVNQETVDIINQGKIHIVEPELDMVVHAAVTEGYLRATTIPEPAEAFLLAVPTPFRDGHEPDLSFIEAASKSIAPVLKKGDLVILESTSPVGATEQMAAWLAAERPDLSFPQDMGEESDIRIAHCPERVLPGHVLRELVENDRVIGGLTGKCSEAAVALYKVFVQGECIVTDARTAEMCKLTENASRDVSIAFANELSLICDKLDIDVWELIKLANRHPRVNILQPGPGVGGHCIAVDPWFIVNKTPEESRLIRTARLVNDSKPHWVEAKVDTAVAAVVAKTGRHPSSVKIACMGLSFKPDIDDLRESPALEIALRLADKYPEQIYVVEPNIDALPAELAKRGARLSTQTEALEIADVVVMLVDHKGFKERVPVLRDGALLVDTRGIWR, encoded by the coding sequence ATGCCGCAGCACTTCATCAATAAAACTATATCCATTATTGGCCTCGGCTACATTGGGTTACCATCGGCCGCAGCATTTGCCGCACGAGGCGTTAAAGTCATTGGCGTTGACGTCAACCAAGAAACCGTCGACATAATTAACCAGGGGAAAATCCACATTGTCGAGCCGGAGTTGGATATGGTGGTACATGCCGCCGTCACCGAAGGCTACCTACGGGCAACAACAATCCCAGAACCCGCAGAGGCTTTCCTTCTTGCCGTTCCTACACCGTTTCGGGACGGTCACGAACCGGATCTAAGCTTCATCGAAGCCGCTTCTAAATCCATCGCCCCTGTCTTGAAAAAGGGGGATCTTGTAATTTTGGAGTCAACTTCTCCAGTTGGCGCAACTGAACAGATGGCGGCTTGGCTGGCCGCGGAGCGGCCCGATCTTAGTTTCCCGCAAGACATGGGTGAAGAGTCAGATATACGTATCGCCCATTGTCCGGAAAGAGTCCTGCCCGGCCATGTCCTCCGCGAGCTTGTTGAAAATGACCGGGTAATTGGCGGCCTTACAGGAAAATGCTCCGAAGCCGCGGTAGCACTCTATAAAGTATTCGTCCAAGGCGAATGCATCGTGACCGACGCGCGCACAGCGGAAATGTGCAAGCTGACCGAAAACGCGTCGCGCGACGTGTCAATAGCGTTTGCTAACGAGCTGTCTCTCATTTGCGACAAATTAGATATTGACGTCTGGGAACTAATCAAGCTTGCAAACAGGCACCCGCGCGTAAACATACTGCAGCCGGGACCCGGCGTTGGCGGTCATTGCATCGCGGTGGATCCGTGGTTCATTGTCAATAAGACGCCCGAGGAATCTCGGCTGATCCGAACCGCCAGGTTAGTGAACGATAGCAAACCCCATTGGGTTGAGGCAAAGGTTGACACTGCAGTGGCCGCCGTCGTCGCCAAGACCGGACGTCACCCCAGTTCGGTCAAAATCGCGTGCATGGGCCTGTCGTTCAAGCCAGATATCGACGATCTTCGTGAAAGTCCCGCACTCGAAATCGCGCTTCGCCTCGCGGATAAGTATCCTGAGCAGATATACGTGGTTGAACCCAATATCGACGCTCTACCGGCGGAACTTGCCAAGCGCGGGGCGCGGCTTTCGACCCAAACTGAAGCTCTCGAAATTGCGGACGTTGTTGTAATGCTTGTTGACCATAAGGGATTCAAAGAACGAGTGCCAGTACTGCGGGATGGTGCGTTGCTAGTTGATACTCGCGGGATCTGGAGGTAA
- a CDS encoding RkpR, polysaccharide export protein, translating to MAVSKDAAVNRLKTAHADENTPTAKGDAKRKGIAILEGLLGRESAPVIPFRERQDKIAPAGEPDRKPGWLKKRALRHTVIGASFLGLVALPATLASLYMAFIAADQYHSSTSFAVRSIEGGVSSDILGMFTQASGGSTVSDSYILMDYILSERMVAAADRKFKLEDVYATRGLDYFYGIGSDLPIEDKLAYWRSMVNVNFDHASSIMEVTVKAFDPRQSQEIAQFIVDQSDSLVNSLSLSARNDVLRAAQDEVLAGEARLSKARVALREYRDKSQEISPEEGAKLAVQLIGSLEQQLTQLNADLATAKSQMSEDTPRIRVLKTRIESLEQQLTVERQRLGTGERTSATGDHNSPDVAGRIAQFEELETEREFAERAYTAALASLEKARIEANNRQRYLALFIEPTLSELAQYPSRLLNAFLVTLGLLFAWGIGVMSYYNIRDRA from the coding sequence ATGGCGGTCAGCAAGGACGCGGCGGTGAACAGGCTAAAAACCGCGCACGCCGACGAGAATACCCCGACCGCCAAAGGCGATGCGAAAAGAAAGGGGATCGCCATTCTCGAGGGGTTGTTGGGGCGTGAGAGCGCGCCTGTCATTCCGTTTAGGGAGCGCCAAGATAAAATCGCACCGGCCGGAGAGCCTGATAGGAAACCGGGCTGGCTGAAGAAGAGAGCACTACGCCACACGGTTATCGGGGCCTCTTTTCTTGGCCTCGTCGCCCTGCCTGCAACGCTCGCTTCACTCTACATGGCCTTCATCGCCGCCGACCAGTATCATAGCTCAACGTCCTTTGCCGTGCGCAGCATTGAGGGTGGTGTTTCGAGCGATATTCTCGGCATGTTCACACAAGCCTCGGGCGGCAGTACAGTCTCGGACAGCTACATTCTCATGGATTACATCCTGAGCGAACGCATGGTCGCTGCCGCCGATCGGAAGTTCAAGCTCGAGGATGTCTATGCCACCCGTGGGCTCGACTATTTCTATGGCATCGGCTCCGATCTGCCGATCGAAGATAAGCTGGCCTATTGGCGCAGCATGGTGAACGTCAACTTCGACCACGCTTCCAGCATCATGGAGGTGACCGTCAAGGCTTTCGATCCGCGCCAATCTCAGGAGATCGCTCAGTTCATTGTCGATCAGAGCGATAGTCTCGTGAACAGTCTCTCACTTTCGGCGCGCAACGACGTGCTGCGCGCCGCACAGGACGAGGTGTTGGCGGGAGAGGCGCGGCTTTCAAAGGCGCGCGTGGCGCTCCGTGAATATCGCGATAAATCACAAGAGATCAGCCCGGAAGAAGGGGCGAAGCTCGCAGTGCAGCTGATTGGCTCGCTGGAACAGCAATTGACGCAACTTAACGCCGATCTTGCCACCGCGAAAAGCCAGATGAGCGAGGACACGCCGCGAATTCGTGTGCTGAAAACGCGCATAGAAAGCCTTGAGCAGCAGCTCACCGTCGAACGCCAGAGACTGGGGACTGGCGAAAGGACATCTGCCACGGGGGACCACAACTCCCCGGACGTCGCCGGCCGCATCGCCCAGTTCGAAGAACTGGAGACCGAGCGCGAATTCGCCGAGCGTGCTTACACGGCCGCACTTGCATCTCTTGAGAAGGCACGAATCGAGGCAAACAACCGTCAGCGCTATCTCGCACTCTTCATCGAGCCGACGCTTTCAGAACTGGCGCAATATCCGAGCCGTCTGCTGAATGCGTTTCTGGTGACCCTTGGATTGCTCTTTGCTTGGGGGATCGGCGTGATGAGCTATTACAACATCAGAGATCGGGCATGA
- a CDS encoding NosD domain-containing protein, protein MMYPTKTISLFLASLILASCQSDLAMVADAAFSEPPRPPIEQQPVSEQPAVPPAPAPATDKTDPRPACGADVHAKLKAPGTNAVSLDCSIRLSSADVITHPLVFEGAAASGSVLDCGGGTIDVSAGTSRKQKTAVAVRSSKNGSGAWSAPSNVTIRNCRINGFARIYGLGENANGEIMKASSLNANHTAFAQASAPKNVRLENVTFNAPEGIPLYIGPGVTGAALVDSRIDGKSTSVAVYLDAESANNTISNNVFAITTENRELIAIDGSANNRIANNTFERPENGGIFVYRNCGEGGVIRHQKPQFNQITGNTFRYGPAFLTQPAVWLNSRNGNRSYCSDEPASPFGSSASNLDFAQRNIVRNNKLEGGSEALIRNDDFTNDIGANAVTGG, encoded by the coding sequence ATGATGTATCCCACAAAGACCATAAGCCTATTCCTGGCAAGCCTCATCCTGGCGAGTTGCCAAAGCGATCTGGCGATGGTGGCGGACGCTGCCTTCAGCGAGCCGCCCAGACCTCCGATCGAGCAGCAGCCCGTCTCCGAGCAGCCGGCCGTTCCACCCGCTCCTGCGCCGGCCACGGATAAGACGGATCCAAGGCCCGCCTGCGGCGCTGACGTGCATGCCAAGCTGAAGGCCCCCGGCACGAATGCCGTTTCGCTCGACTGCAGCATCCGCCTTTCATCAGCAGACGTCATCACGCATCCCCTCGTCTTCGAAGGCGCTGCCGCCTCTGGATCGGTACTGGATTGCGGTGGAGGGACCATCGATGTCAGCGCAGGCACATCCCGGAAGCAGAAAACAGCGGTCGCCGTCCGGTCCAGCAAAAACGGCTCCGGAGCCTGGTCCGCGCCATCCAACGTCACGATCCGCAACTGCAGGATCAACGGCTTCGCCCGCATTTATGGGCTCGGCGAAAACGCCAATGGCGAGATCATGAAAGCGTCGTCGCTGAACGCCAACCACACGGCCTTCGCACAAGCCTCGGCCCCGAAGAACGTTCGGCTGGAAAATGTGACTTTCAATGCGCCTGAAGGCATACCCCTCTACATCGGACCCGGGGTGACCGGGGCAGCCCTCGTCGACTCACGAATTGACGGTAAGTCGACGTCCGTCGCCGTTTATCTCGACGCGGAATCCGCCAACAACACGATCAGCAACAATGTCTTCGCAATCACCACCGAAAACCGGGAACTGATCGCGATCGACGGCTCGGCGAACAACAGGATTGCCAACAACACTTTCGAACGCCCCGAAAACGGCGGAATATTCGTCTATCGCAACTGCGGAGAAGGTGGTGTCATCCGCCATCAGAAACCCCAGTTCAATCAGATCACCGGCAACACATTCCGCTATGGACCGGCTTTCCTAACCCAGCCGGCTGTCTGGCTGAACTCCCGCAACGGCAACCGCAGCTACTGCTCCGACGAGCCGGCTTCCCCCTTCGGCAGCAGCGCCAGCAATCTTGACTTCGCCCAGCGCAACATAGTCCGCAACAACAAGCTCGAGGGCGGCTCTGAAGCCCTCATCCGCAACGACGATTTCACGAACGATATCGGGGCGAATGCGGTGACGGGCGGATGA
- a CDS encoding capsular polysaccharide biosynthesis protein, which translates to MATFAFQVSEWKRPILRSYFPERLFQFVPPSVSDRDFEHVWTPRILATKACEFLVWGDAPDRLINVAKAHDIPLWFVEDGFIRSTRPSASRTAPFSLALDRRAPYFDCRQASDLELILKTYDFDGDASLMARAKAGIQFLLDRGISKYNDGSRRSAEQVYGTKTRKRVLVVGQVEDDASIRYGCLARLNNNDLVRVAAREQPDAQILYKPHPDVLSRVRPAQSDPAEVAHLCQIVTEKLPLAEALRTVDHVYTITSLAGFEALLRGIKVTTLGCPFYSGWGLTDDRQPNARRRRALSVEALFAGAYLIYPRYSDPETGKQTSFETTVAAIMAELAEGEMASSGPEWRPWGPYGVLGWRHLLTAVIAPVIRRVGNDRDVEDFRADPIRFFRSLSDRRLRMVGRLLYPLG; encoded by the coding sequence ATCGCGACGTTCGCGTTCCAGGTTAGCGAGTGGAAACGACCGATTCTGCGAAGCTACTTTCCCGAGCGACTTTTTCAGTTTGTGCCGCCCAGCGTCAGCGATCGGGATTTTGAACACGTATGGACGCCACGCATTTTGGCGACGAAGGCTTGCGAATTTCTTGTCTGGGGGGACGCGCCCGACCGTCTGATCAATGTCGCAAAGGCCCATGACATTCCCTTGTGGTTCGTCGAGGACGGTTTCATCCGTTCGACCCGCCCAAGCGCTAGCCGAACCGCGCCGTTCTCGCTGGCCTTGGATCGGCGCGCGCCCTATTTCGATTGCCGGCAGGCCTCCGACCTCGAACTGATCCTAAAGACTTATGATTTCGACGGGGACGCGTCGCTGATGGCGCGCGCCAAGGCAGGCATCCAGTTTCTCCTGGACCGGGGCATCAGCAAATATAACGACGGATCGCGGCGGAGCGCCGAGCAGGTCTACGGCACGAAAACTCGCAAGCGTGTGCTCGTGGTAGGCCAGGTCGAGGATGATGCGTCGATTCGCTATGGCTGCCTCGCGCGTCTCAACAACAACGACCTCGTGCGCGTGGCCGCGCGCGAGCAGCCGGACGCGCAAATCCTTTACAAGCCGCACCCGGACGTCTTGAGCCGAGTACGCCCGGCGCAGTCCGACCCGGCCGAAGTCGCGCATCTCTGCCAGATCGTGACCGAAAAGCTGCCTCTGGCGGAGGCGCTGCGCACAGTCGACCATGTCTACACGATCACGTCGCTTGCCGGCTTCGAGGCGCTGTTGCGCGGAATCAAGGTCACCACGCTCGGCTGCCCCTTCTATTCAGGCTGGGGGCTGACTGATGACCGACAGCCGAACGCACGCCGCAGGAGGGCCTTGAGCGTCGAGGCGCTTTTCGCCGGCGCCTATCTCATTTATCCTCGTTACTCCGATCCGGAAACGGGAAAGCAGACGTCATTCGAAACAACGGTTGCGGCGATCATGGCGGAACTCGCAGAAGGGGAAATGGCGTCCTCGGGCCCGGAATGGCGCCCTTGGGGACCGTATGGCGTTCTCGGATGGCGCCACCTGTTGACCGCTGTCATTGCGCCCGTCATCCGCCGCGTCGGCAATGACCGCGATGTCGAAGATTTTAGGGCCGATCCCATCCGTTTCTTCCGGAGCCTGTCGGACCGAAGGCTCCGCATGGTCGGCCGCCTTCTTTATCCGCTCGGGTGA
- a CDS encoding transposase, whose amino-acid sequence MFGTWKRSYGLRRMRWRGLAKAAMQIRLTAIAYNMNRSLKIVAAG is encoded by the coding sequence ATCTTCGGCACCTGGAAGCGAAGCTATGGTCTTCGACGCATGCGATGGCGCGGGCTTGCCAAGGCCGCCATGCAGATCCGCCTCACCGCCATCGCCTACAACATGAACCGAAGTTTGAAGATCGTTGCCGCCGGATAG
- a CDS encoding cyclophilin-like fold protein: MTALLFAAFFAALAPVSLAQTRDRSTSTVVGTVLRFTGGATSVDVTVGEDNPAVRDFLSMLPLTLKLEEFAGREKISYLPRKLKHRGSPGSDPEDGDLIYFVPWGNLGFYYNTAGIGYSDQTLHIGTYKASLGTLEKLANQPVTVEILQ; encoded by the coding sequence ATGACTGCGCTCCTATTCGCGGCCTTTTTCGCTGCTTTGGCTCCCGTCTCCCTTGCCCAAACAAGGGATCGGAGTACGTCCACTGTCGTCGGTACGGTGTTGAGGTTTACCGGCGGCGCAACATCGGTCGACGTAACAGTGGGCGAAGACAACCCAGCAGTCCGCGACTTTCTTTCAATGCTCCCGCTCACGCTGAAGCTCGAAGAATTCGCCGGTCGGGAAAAGATCAGCTATCTTCCCCGAAAACTCAAGCACAGGGGCTCGCCCGGATCTGACCCCGAAGACGGGGATCTCATCTATTTCGTTCCGTGGGGAAATCTCGGCTTCTACTACAATACGGCCGGGATCGGCTACTCAGATCAGACGCTTCATATCGGGACCTATAAGGCGTCGCTCGGGACACTCGAGAAGCTTGCTAACCAGCCCGTTACCGTCGAGATCCTTCAATAA
- a CDS encoding nucleotidyltransferase and HEPN domain-containing protein yields MRSSLEHLPEKKQRELARVVEIIHEEFADALEGTSAGFKKRGRILKIILFGSYARGTFVDEPHTMKGYRSDYDILVIVNSKKLAEPQYWDKATDRLMWDKGVSTPVGLIVHGAREVNNFLADGQYFFVDILREGVILYELDDRPLAEPKRLSPTDALRVASEHFERHFANAKDFADGSRFYLNKANLPLAAFVLHQAVETAYSCLLLTIANYSPPSHNLKFLRGLAEDQDRRLVEAWPRDQHRYTAWYNILNEAYVKARYSKHFEITEEALVWLLERAEHLHRAVEAACKERLAELAQASRIN; encoded by the coding sequence ATGAGATCGAGCCTGGAACATCTACCGGAGAAAAAGCAGCGCGAACTTGCCCGCGTCGTGGAGATCATTCACGAGGAGTTCGCCGATGCGCTCGAAGGAACCTCAGCGGGCTTCAAGAAGCGCGGACGGATCCTGAAAATCATCCTGTTCGGCTCCTATGCCCGCGGCACCTTCGTCGACGAGCCGCATACGATGAAAGGCTATCGCTCGGACTACGATATCCTCGTCATCGTCAATTCGAAGAAGCTTGCCGAACCGCAATACTGGGACAAGGCGACCGACCGGCTAATGTGGGACAAGGGCGTCTCGACGCCGGTGGGGTTGATAGTCCATGGCGCCCGGGAAGTGAACAACTTCCTTGCCGACGGGCAGTATTTCTTCGTCGATATCCTGCGCGAAGGCGTCATCCTCTACGAACTCGACGACCGGCCGCTAGCCGAGCCGAAGCGGCTGTCTCCCACCGATGCCCTCCGGGTGGCGAGTGAGCATTTCGAGAGACATTTTGCAAATGCGAAGGATTTCGCTGATGGCAGCCGCTTCTATTTGAACAAGGCTAATCTGCCTCTGGCAGCGTTTGTGCTACACCAAGCGGTTGAGACGGCCTATTCCTGCCTGCTGCTCACCATTGCCAACTACAGCCCGCCATCGCACAATCTGAAATTCCTGCGCGGACTCGCCGAAGACCAGGACCGCCGGCTGGTCGAAGCATGGCCGCGCGATCAGCACCGCTATACCGCTTGGTACAACATCCTCAACGAGGCGTATGTGAAAGCGCGCTACTCCAAGCACTTCGAGATCACAGAGGAAGCGCTTGTCTGGCTGTTAGAGCGCGCCGAACATCTGCACCGTGCCGTTGAGGCGGCCTGTAAGGAGCGGTTGGCTGAATTAGCGCAGGCGAGCAGGATCAATTAA